The following proteins come from a genomic window of Eleginops maclovinus isolate JMC-PN-2008 ecotype Puerto Natales chromosome 8, JC_Emac_rtc_rv5, whole genome shotgun sequence:
- the LOC134868550 gene encoding bile salt-activated lipase-like — translation MEKLKILLAVVLSLGTASAASLGVVQTEGGSVQGINVPLGLFRSVDVFKGIPFAAKPGTFEKPQPHPGWEGVLKATKFAQRCSQISMFQTSSFGSEDCLYLNIWVPQGRQVSSDLPVMIWFYGGGFIVGGSMGPNFLNNYLYSGQAIADKGGVIVVSVAYRVGTLGFLSTGDSRLPGNYGLWDQHAAIAWVNRNIRSFGGDPSNITIFGESAGGASVSFQTLSPHNKGLFKRAISQSGVAFCPWAMNRNPLKTAEEVAEKVGCPIDDTLVACLKSIDAATLVMAAPSIKMGSPDSPGVTNLVLAPVVDGDFLPDQPANLFHNAADIDYLSGVNNMDGHLFTTKDISSIGDKNGETSVEDVKRLLAAYTKEKGQAGFEVAFAEYSSNWGSAPTQTTIKKAAVDIGTDFIFLVPAQTAIYLHAANARSGRTFSYLLSEPSLMAGPGKPYNDWVGTDHADDLQYVFGKPFTTPKAYGDRHRDLSGYIIAYWTNFARTGNPNKGNMLVPVTWPEFTSTAHQFLEINAKMNESSVGQEMRLRFVRLWTSTIPNLQSHGVTDAQ, via the exons ATGGAGAAACTGAAGATTCTGCTTGCTGTTGTCTTATCTCTGGGGACGGCCTCAGCAGCCTCT CTTGGCGTGGTGCAAACAGAAGGCGGCAGTGTTCAAGGAATAAACGTCCCCCTTGGACTTTTCCGCTCTGTGGATGTTTTCAAAGGAATTCCCTTCGCTGCAAAGCCTGGAACATTTGAGAAACCCCAACCTCACCCTGGCTGGGAAG GCGTCCTGAAGGCAACCAAGTTTGCCCAGAGATGTTCCCAGATCAGCATGTTCCAGACTTCCAGTTTTGGTTCTGAAGACTGCCTTTACCTCAACATCTGGGTTCCTCAAGGCCGACAAG TGTCATCAGATCTCCCCGTCATGATTTGGTTTTATGGAGGAGGCTTCATAGTTGGTGGTTCAATGGGGCCCAATTTTTTAAACAACTATCTGTACAGCGGTCAGGCAATTGCAGACAAAGGTGGTGTCATCGTGGTGTCCGTGGCATACCGTGTGGGAACCCTGGGCTTCCTCAGTACTGGAGATTCTCGCTTACCTG GTAACTACGGCCTGTGGGACCAGCATGCTGCCATCGCCTGGGTGAACAGGAACATCCGCTCTTTTGGAGGAGACCCTAGTAACATCACCATCTTTGGAGAGTCTGCAGGTGGAGCTAGTGTCAGCTTCCAG ACTCTCTCCCCCCACAATAAAGGGCTGTTTAAGAGAGCCATCTCCCAGAGCGGTGTTGCATTCTGCCCCTGGGCTATGAACAGGAACCCGCTCAAGACCGCAGAGGAg GTTGCTGAGAAGGTCGGCTGTCCCATCGATGACACGCTGGTGGCCTGTCTGAAATCAATTGATGCTGCAACTCTCGTCATGGCTGCTCCCAGCATCAAAATGGGCTCCCCTGACT CTCCCGGGGTGACAAACCTGGTTCTGGCTCCGGTTGTTGACGGAGACTTCCTCCCCGATCAGCCTGCCAACTTGTTCCACAATGCGGCTGATATTGATTACCTGTCAGGGGTTAACAACATGGACGGACACTTGTTCACCACCAAGGACATTTCCTCCATTGGTGACAAGAATGGAGAGACTTCTGT AGAAGATGTTAAGAGGCTCCTTGCTGCTTATACGAAAGAAAAAGGCCAAGCTGGTTTTGAGGTTGCCTTTGCTGAATATTCGTCCAACTGGGGATCAGCACCCACCCAGACCACCATTAAGAAAGCTGCTGTAGACATTGGGACTGACTTCATCTTCCTGGTTCCTGCACAGACTGCCATCTACCTGCATGCAGCTAACGCCAG GTCTGGCCGTACCTTCTCCTACTTGCTGTCCGAGCCCAGTTTGATGGCTGGACCGGGCAAACCCTACAATGACTGGGTGGGAACCGACCACGCTGATGACCTGCAGTACGTGTTTGGAAAACCCTTCACCACACCAAAGGCTTAtggggacagacacagagacctGTCTGGCTATATTATCGCCTACTGGACTAACTTCGCCAGAACTGG aaaccCCAACAAAGGAAACATGCTGGTTCCTGTGACCTGGCCGGAGTTCACCAGCACTGCACACCAGTTCCTGGAAATCAATGCTAAGATGAATGAGAGCTCCGTTGGACAGGAAATGAGGCTACGATTTGTTCGCCTTTGGACGAGTACCATTCCAAACCTCCAATCACATGGTGTCACGGATGCTCAGTGA
- the LOC134868035 gene encoding bile salt-activated lipase-like, whose translation MWKLGILVAVAAFLETVSATSLGVVYTEGGMVDGENIRLGLFRHMDIFKGVPFADIPGRFEKPKRHPGWDGVMKTKEYRKRCMQVNMLMSDTRGSEDCLYLNIWIPHGRAVSSGLPVMVWIYGGGFLAGGSMGANFMDNYLYNGKEIADRGNVIVVTLGYRVGTLGFLSTGESDLPGNYGLWDQQAAIAWVNRNIRGFGGDPENVTIFGESAGGASVSFQTLTPHNKGLFKRAISQSGVALCPWAVNKNPRRFTEEVAIKVNCPTDQNMAACLKMTDPAVLTLAGSLSLSSSPDHPLVYNLALSPVIDGDFLPDDPSKLFHNAADIDYIAGVNDMDGHLFTGLDVLTINSPLVDTPIEDVKRLLAAYTKDKGKAGADNAYSTYTLNWSSNPSKATIKKTVVEIGTDFIFLVPTQAALYLHAANAKTGRTYSYLFSEPSRMGGIARPYPSWMGADHADDLQYVFGKPFSTPLGYWPRHRDLSGYIIAYWTNFAKTGDPNKGDLSVPTTWPKFTNTGHQFVEIHHNMNRDYVRQKMRTRYVHFWTSILPNLPVLGSE comes from the exons ATGTGGAAGCTTGGGATTTTGGTAGCTGTTGCTGCGTTTTTGGAGACGGTCTCTGCGACCTCT CTCGGGGTGGTGTACACAGAGGGAGGTATGGTGGACGGCGAGAACATCCGTCTGGGCTTATTCCGTCACATGGACATTTTCAAAGGGGTTCCTTTTGCTGACATCCCGGGGAGGTTTGAGAAACCAAAACGTCACCCAGGATGGGACG GTGTTATGAAGACCAAAGAGTACAGGAAAAGATGCATGCAGGTGAACATGTTGATGAGTGATACCAGAGGCAGTGAGGACTGTCTTTACCTCAACATCTGGATTCCTCACGGCCGCGCAG tgtcctctggtctgCCTGTCATGGTCTGGATCTATGGCGGAGGTTTCCTGGCTGGAGGCTCGATGGGAGCTAACTTCATGGATAACTATCTGTACAACGGGAAGGAGATTGCAGACAGAGGAAATGTCATCGTGGTGACACTGGGATACCGTGTGGGAACATTGGGCTTCCTGAGCACTGGAGAGTCAGACCTCCCTG GAAACTACGGTCTCTGGGACCAGCAAGCCGCCATTGCCTGGGTGAACAGGAACATCCGCGGATTTGGAGGAGACCCTGAAAACGTCACTATCTTTGGCGAGTCTGCAGGTGGAGCTAGTGTCAGCTTCCAG ACTCTCACTCCCCACAACAAAGGGCTTTTCAAGAGAGCCATCTCCCAGAGCGGTGTCGCCCTTTGCCCATGGGCTGTCAACAAGAACCCCCGCAGGTTCACTGAGGAG GTTGCTATTAAGGTCAACTGCCCCACCGATCAAAATATGGCTGCCTGTTTGAAGATGACTGATCCCGCGGTTCTTACGCTGGCAGGCTCTCTCAGTCTGTCCAGCTCACCTGACC ACCCCCTTGTATACAACCTGGCCCTGTCTCCTGTGATCGACGGTGACTTCCTTCCTGATGACCCTTCCAAATTGTTCCACAATGCGGCCGACATCGATTACATCGCTGGAGTCAACGACATGGACGGACACCTCTTCACTGGTTTAGACGTTCTTACGATCAACTCCCCCCTGGTGGACACCCCTAT CGAGGATGTAAAGAGGCTCCTGGCTGCCTACACTAAGGACAAGGGCAAGGCCGGTGCGGACAATGCTTATTCCACATACACCTTAAACTGGAGCTCAAACCCCAGCAAGGCGACCATCAAGAAAACCGTGGTGGAGATCGGCACAGACTTCATCTTCCTGGTTCCGACTCAGGCTGCCCTTTACCTTCATGCTGCCAACGCAAA AACTGGCCGTACCTACTCCTACCTGTTCTCTGAACCGAGCCGTATGGGCGGCATTGCCAGGCCCTACCCCAGCTGGATGGGAGCCGACCACGCTGATGATCTGCAGTACGTTTTCGGAAAGCCTTTTTCCACACCACTCGGCTACTGGCCCCGCCACCGTGACCTCTCAGGCTACATTATCGCCTATTGGACCAACTTCGCCAAAACTGG GGACCCCAACAAAGGAGATCTCAGTGTGCCCACTACTTGGCCTAAATTCACCAACACTGGACACCAGTTTGTGGAAATCCATCATAATATGAACAGAGACTATGTGAGACAGAAGATGAGAACGCGTTACGTGCATTTCTGGACCAGCATCCTACCCAACCTTCCCGTATTAGGCTCTGAATAA
- the gtf3c5 gene encoding general transcription factor 3C polypeptide 5 produces the protein MSEIKELKLDFILKELTLSPQTEDVVPGSSSSVELQDKKLVCVEYPAVVTSADRMLETLGGERAVSKTFAHPNRRLELRYRPQDPFCHSLCGNRYPSSNLVLRVRRRVRKKDPKDVEIHMDILGVIATTYKFQGMADFQCLAVHSEGGKDTSLYDKIILRKPENQEFFEKPIPLFIPPASFSRLDTPVDYYFRPDVNQSLGQGPINKSNFIGLNRARRPHNAIFCSFNDPIVPAECLEAAKLNWRRVCIKDSDKQAEEHLREMFESRPIWSRNAVKANINIHPDKLKLLLPVLAYYMVTGPWRSLWVRLGYDPRKTKESKKYQLLDFRIRCSTKHGYSLSDMPVKAKRSALNYNLSITMNKAGPQAASVMELPAQEGPGSARDPTPITYQLRESSYIFKEGMLPPHRQMFYQLCDLDVESIKKVIAQIADEDQPCEERDGWCVLGTTDKLRDMISAMIKKLVRANKPPMPELPKRRRRRGLAISPESGSDSEEDNKDGEEDDEDDEFLPSEGSENEMETEILDYI, from the exons ATGTCGGAGATCAAGGAGCTGAAGCTAGACTTCATCCTGAAGGAGCTCACTCTGTCCCCTCAGACTGAAGATGTTGTCCCCGGCAGCTCGTCCAGCGTGGAGCTGCAGGACAAGAAGCTGGTGTGTGTGGAGTACCCGGCGGTGGTCACCAGTGCGGACAGGATGCTGGAGACTCTCGGGGGGGAAAGAGCAGTGTCCAAA ACCTTCGCTCACCCAAACAGGCGTCTTGAGCTGCGTTACAGACCTCAGGATCCTTTCTGTCACTCCCTGTGTGGAAACCGCTACCCATCGAGCAACCTGGTGCTCAGAGTGCGTCGTCGGGTGCGAAAGAAGGACCCCAAGGACGTCGAGATCCACATGGATATCCTGGGAGTCATTGCAACTACATACAAATTCCAAG GGATGGCAGACTTTCAGTGCCTCGCTGTTCATTCAGAAGGTGGAAAAGACACTTCTTTGTACGATAAAATCATCCTCCGCAAACCAGAGAATCAAGAGTTCTTTGAGAAGCCCATTCCCCTGTTTATTCCCCCGGCCAGCTTTTCCCGCCTCGACACCCCGGTGGATTATTATTTCCGGCCTGACGTCAATCAAAGTTTAGG CCAGGGGCCCATCAACAAGAGCAATTTCATCGGTTTGAATCGAGCTCGTCGGCCCCACAACGCCATTTTTTGCAGCTTCAATGATCCCATCGTCCCTGCCGAGTGCCTCGAGGCGGCAAAACTCAACTGGAGGCGAGTCTGCATAAAGGACAGCGACAAGCAGGCCGAAGAACATTTGAGAGAG ATGTTTGAGAGCCGGCCCATCTGGTCCCGGAACGCAGTCAAGGCCAACATCAACATCCACCCTGATAAACTGAAATTGCTGCTGCCTGTCCTCGCCTACTACATG GTGACAGGGCCGTGGAGAAGTCTGTGGGTGAGGCTGGGTTATGACCCCCGGAAGACAAAAGAGTCCAAGAAATACCAGCTACTGGACTTCAGGATCCGCTGTAGCACCAAGCATG GGTATTCATTATCTGACATGCCAGTGAAAGCCAAGAGGAGTGCCCTGAACTACAACCTGTCTATCACAATGAACAAAGCAG GTCCTCAGGCTGCGAGTGTGATGGAGCTTCCTGCGCAAGAGGGTCCCGGCTCTGCTCGAGACCCAACCCCGATCACCTACCAGCTGAGG GAGTCTTCCTACATTTTCAAAGAGGGCATGCTGCCTCCACACAGACAGATGTTCTACCAGCTCTGTGATCTGGATGTGGAAAG TATCAAAAAGGTGATCGCTCAGATTGCCGATGAGGATCAGCCCTGTGAGGAGCGGGACGGCTGGTGTGTCCTCGGCACTACGGACAAACTGCGGGACATGATCTCAGCCATGATCAAGAAGCTGGTCCGAGCCAATAAACCAC CAATGCCAGAACTCCCCAAGAGACGCAGACGCAGAGGCCTTGCAATATCCCCGGAGAGTGGCTCTGATTCAGAAGAAGACAACAAGGATGGcgaagaagatgatgaggacGACGAGTTCCTGCCATCGGAGGGCAGCGAAAACGAGATGGAGACAGAAATTCTGGACTACATCTaa
- the gfi1b gene encoding zinc finger protein Gfi-1b gives MPRSFLVKNKRCVSFNVHRSYEDERKAPLQTDDPPEAQSTDSEDRPQSVEQSSPADHCSFEEEEVKLECPLPAQPEKTRPPVAPTQTYYLNEPHMAGFPPYYKPSYAWEPMPPSYKIRQMSFSPTVLQHASSLYGSHISRSPQPQQPLDCSTHYSPTSNTYHCITCEKVFSTPHGLEVHVRRSHSGTRPFGCSICRKTFGHAVSLEQHMNVHSQEKSFECKMCGKTFKRSSTLSTHLLIHSDTRPYPCQYCGKRFHQKSDMKKHTYIHTGEKPHKCQVCGKAFSQSSNLITHSRKHTGFKPFGCDICSKGFQRKVDLRRHHESQHGMK, from the exons ATGCCGCGGTCCTTTCTGGTGAAGAACAAAAGGTGTGTGTCCTTTAATGTTCACCGGTCTTATGAAGACGAGCGGAAGGCCCCCTTACAAACAG ATGACCCACCTGAGGCTCAGAGCACAGACTCTGAAGACAGGCCTCAGTCGGTGGAGCAGTCTTCCCCTGCAGACCACTGCTCCttcgaggaggaggaggtgaagctTGAATGCCCCTTACCTGCTCAACCAGAGAAAACCAGACCCCCTGTGGCCCCCACACAGACATACTACCTAAATG AGCCTCACATGGCTGGATTCCCTCCCTATTACAAGCCGTCCTACGCCTGGGAGCCGATGCCCCCCTCCTACAAGATCCGTCAGATGAGCTTCAGCCCCACGGTGCTGCAGCACGCCAGCAGCCTGTACGGCTCCCACATCAGCCGCAGCCCCCAGCCCCAGCAGCCTCTGGACTGCAGCACGCACTACTCCCCCACCTCCAACACCTACCACTGTATCACCTGTGAAAAG GTGTTCTCGACGCCCCACGGACTGGAGGTTCACGTCAGGAGGTCACACAGTGGAACGAGACCCTTCGGGTGCAGCATCTGTAGGAAAACCTTCGGCCACGCTGTGAGCCTGGAGCAACACATGAACGTCCACTCCCAG GAAAAAAGCTTTGAGTGCAAGATGTGCGGCAAAACCTTCAAGCGCTCCTCCACTCTGTCCACGCACCTGCTCATCCACTCGGATACGAGGCCGTACCCCTGCCAGTACTGCGGCAAGAGGTTCCACCAGAAGTCTGACATGAAGAAACACACGTACATTCACACCG GTGAAAAACCCCACAAATGTCAGGTGTGTGGTAAAGCGTTCAGCCAAAGCTCCAACCTgatcacacacagcagaaaacaCACCGGCTTCAAACCATTTGGGTGTGACATTTGTTCTAAGGGCTTCCAGCGAAAGGTGGATCTTCGCCGGCATCACGAGAGCCAGCACGGCATGAAATGA